Below is a genomic region from Methanobacterium sp..
TGCATAATAAAGACAAGTTTGTGCTCGTTATTTTAGATAACAGGACAACTGCCATGACCGGCGGCCAGCCTCATCCAGGGCTTCCAATAGATGGGATGGGTGAAATGGCCCCTGAAATAAGTATAGAAAAAATCGTTAAAGCAGTTGGGGTAGAGTTTTTAGAAGTTATAAACCCAGTTAGCGTTGACATATCAAAGGAAATATTCAAAAAAGCGCTGCAGTTTGACGGTGTAGCAGTTGTTATTTCAAAATATCCATGCATGCTCACTAAAAAAGGAGTAACCAATCAGTTGCTTATGAATATTGACCCTGAAAAATGTGATAAATGCATGAACTGTCTGAAAGAACTTACCTGCCCTGCAATTTATGTTGCAGAGGACGGTTCTGTAAACATTGATTCAATGTTTTGTAGGGGATGCAGTGTCTGCATGCAAATTTGTCCAAAAAAGGCTATTGGAGCTAAAAGAATAAGTTAACCTATTATAAATCATGGAGATTAAAAAAATGGAACCATATAACATTTATATCTGCGGTGTCGGAGGACAGGGAATCATCAAAACCAGTATTGTAATTGGCGAAGCTGCAATGAAAAGCGATATGGGAGTTGTAATGAGCGAAGTACATGGAATGGCCCAGCGTGGAGGGGTTGTCTCAACAGAACTTAAAATAGGGAATTCAAAAAGCCCAATAATTGAAAAAGGCAGTACTAACCTCCTAATTGCATTTGAACCCATGGAAGCACTTAGGGCAATTCAGAAGGCAAGTAAAGACACCTATGTCATTGTAAATACTTCCCCAATAATGCCTTTTAACATAATTGGAAGTGAAGTGCCTTATCCAGAAATTCCAGATATTTTAGATGAACTTAAATCAAAAGTAAAAGATGTATTCGCTCTTGATGCTGAAAAAGCAGCTAAAGATGCAGGACATATCCTTTCACTTAACATGGTTATGCTCGGAGGGGCTACTGCAGT
It encodes:
- a CDS encoding indolepyruvate oxidoreductase subunit beta is translated as MEPYNIYICGVGGQGIIKTSIVIGEAAMKSDMGVVMSEVHGMAQRGGVVSTELKIGNSKSPIIEKGSTNLLIAFEPMEALRAIQKASKDTYVIVNTSPIMPFNIIGSEVPYPEIPDILDELKSKVKDVFALDAEKAAKDAGHILSLNMVMLGGATAVSGFPIDKEAVLRSMKANLPQKSIHINMKAYEKGFEFVSSN